The nucleotide sequence CTTTCCATGCGCATGGCTTCTTCAAAGCCCGGCAAGCGTTTTTCTATAACTTCGAGAGTAGCTTCCGGGGCTATATCTCTTGGTGAAAGACCGGTGGAGCCGTTTGTTAATATAAGGTCAAATTCCTGAGTGTCGCAGAAGTCTTCCAGATGGCTTTTCAGCTGACTTGCTTCATCGGCTATCAGAGTTTTGCGAATAAAAGACGTTTCAAAACTCTGCCTCAATAAATGTTCAAGTGCCGGCGCGGTTTCGTCAATGCGTTCACCTCTGCTTCCCTTGTCGCTTAATGTGATAATTCCCACAGATAAGCCTTTTTTTGGCAAAACGGATATCTGATCATTTACCTGTAGAGTCCCTGAGGACAAAACTTCCGCAAATATACCTTCTCTCGGCATAATGCAGTCTCCGGCCTGAAAGTAAATGGCGCATCTGTTATGACAGATTTTTCCTTTTTGTGAGATGACGAATCTTACCTTTCCGGATTCCAATATGCTTCCAACAGGCAGCTTGCACAAATCGATACCTTCCGTTGTTATATTTTCAGCAAAATCGCCGCTTTTTACGTCAAGGCCGAGGTTTTTCATTTTTTCTATACTTTCAACCGCCAGAAAACTGACCTGTCTGTGCCACCCTCCGGCATGTGCATCACCCTGTATCCCATGATTTTTTAGTATTTCCACAGAATCAACATTTTCCTTTCTTACACCTTTTTCACTGCTTACAGACAAACTGTATATTTTTCCCATTTTAAGCCTCATCATAATTTTATGGCATTCATTCTTTTTTATTTCGGGAGTATATTTAAGTTAGAAAATAATGGGCTGAATGTCAACTGTAGTCGATATTGACTTTTCTGTTATGTAAAGTCAGTCGGTTTTCAACAAAGAGCCGGACTGCCTCCGGATAGATTTTATGCTCTTCTTTCAAAATTCTTTCAGAGAGATCGTTTACGGTATCGTTTTCCTTTATTTCAACAGCTTTTTGGAGAATTATGGGGCCGTGATCCAATTCTTTGTCCACAAAATGAACAGTGCAGCCGGAAATCTTAACCCCGTAGTCCAACGCCTGCTTTTGTGCGTTTAAGCCGGGAAAAGAGGGCAGAAGGGAAGGGTGGATATTCATAATTCTGTTTTTAAATGTGTCTACAAATTTTGCCGAAAGGAGCTTCATGTAACCGGCCAGGCATACCAGATCTGTTTTCCGGGATTTCAGGATATCGATAATTACTGTATCATAGGCCGTTCTACTGCCATATTCTGAAGGATTTACAAAATAAGAGTTTAAACCCCTGTCCTTGGCAAACTGTAAACCGGGGGCTTCAGCTTTGTTACTGACAACGGTCGTTATCCTTGCATCTGCTATATAACCGGCTTCAATTGAGCTGTATATAGCCTTGAAATTGCTGCCCCGGCCGCTCAAAAGAACTGCAATATTTTTCAAAAGTCCACTCCGCTGATCCGGACTTCTTTGTTTGCCGTGATTTTTCCTATTTCATATGCGCTTATTAGATTCTTTTTCAGAAATTGTTTGAAACTCTCATAATCAGCATAATCAACTACCATAACCATGCCTATACCCATATTAAGAACCCTGTACAGCTCTCTCTCTTCACCGCTGTATAGTTTTTTGATAAATTCATAACACTGCATCTGCGGTATTTTATCTCTGTATATGTCGGCTCCTGTTCCCGGTGGAAGAATTCTCGGGATGTTTTCGTAGAATCCGCCGCCGGTTATATGGGCCATTCCTTTGATATTTATTCCGGAATTTAATATTTCCATCGCATCTTTTACATATATTTTAGTGGGTTCAAGGAGCATTTCACCGATGCTTGTTCCCTTTACAAATTCATCCTCAAATGTATATCCTGACTCTTTTATCAGTTTTCTTAAAAGGGAATAGCCGTTGCTGTGGAATCCGGTTGAAGGCAGTCCGAAGACTATATCTGATTCTTTTATATCTGAACCGTTAATAATTTTTTCTTTATCCACAATTCCCACAGCAAAGCCTGCAAGATCAAAATCTTTATCACTGTACATGCCGGGCATTTCAGCCGTTTCTCCGCCGAGAAGAGCTACATCTGCCTCTCTGCAGCCTGCGGCGATACCTTTAACAACTTCAGACATATTCTCTATGTTCAGCTTTGAGGTGGCCAAATAGTCCAAAAAAAACAGGGGCTTGGCCCCTGGTACTATCAAATCATTAACACACATCGCCACAAGGTCTATACCGACAGTGTCGAACTTCCCCGTTTCAATTGCAACTTTCAGTTTTGTTCCGACTCCATCGGTGCTGGAACATAGCAAAGGATTTTTAATTTTACCAACTGTTTCGGCTATATCGTAAAATCCTGCAAAGCCACCTATATTGCCGGGGACATTTGCATTTAAAGTGCTTTTTACGAACGGTTTTATTTTATTTACAAAATCGTTTCCGGCGTCAATATCCACTCCGGAAGATTTATAATCCATATTACTGATTTTCCTGCCCGCCTTTTTTCAAACGTTCAATCTCTTCCAGAATAAGCTTTTCAGACAGATCGGGAACAACCTCCCATATTACCTTTTCGAGATTTTCCCTTAACGACTCTTTTATCACATCCTTTAGAAAATCCTCTCCAAGAGTCTCTTTTACTGCATCTTTTATCACTGCTTTATCCAAATCACCTTTGTAATCGTCCATGACACTCTTCAAAGCATCAATAAATGCTTCTTTGTTAAAATCGGCATACCTCTCTTCGGTTGATTCTGCCGTTTCTTTTATTTGTTCTGTACTGCTTTCCGGTTCATAGGTTTCTTCCTCCGGTGATAACTCTTCAGGCTGTAATAAAGGTTCCTCCTGAATCTCTTCCTCTTCTGTTTCTGATGTTTCCTCAACAATATCATCCAGTGCTGAGCTTAATTCTTCTTCTTTTTCAACTTCTCCACTCATTTCTATTGAAGATGTTTCTTCTGTGGGCTCCTGTTCTGCTTCCTCATTTCCCAGATCATCGAAAATATCTTCAAAGGATTCCTCTCCCAGTTCTTCACCGAACTCTTCCTTCTGTTCTTCATCAGGCTGTTCTGTTTTGGCTTCTTCATTCATTTCCATAGAGGATGTCTCTTCTTTGGTTTCCTGCTCTTCTTCTTTTTCCAGGTCATCGAAGATATCCTCAAAGGATTCATCTTTTACTTCTTCGTCAAACTCTGGCTGAGGCTCCTCCGTTTGCTCTTCTGTTTGTATATCTTCGAAGATGTCCTCTTTTTCATCTTCCGTTTCCGAAAAGGACTCTTCCTTCGGTTGGCCCGTCTTGGATTCTGTATCAAAGGTTTCGGTTAAATCTTCCTCTTCTTTTTGTTCCTCTGTACTGGAATCTGCAAATGATTCGGCAGTAACGGAGGGTTCTTCTTTCTGTTCTTCTGCTTCAGTTTCAGAGTATTCCATTTTATCATCGCTTTCAGGCTTTTCTTCCTGCTCTTCTGTCTGGGAAGGCTCTTGGGCGTATTCGTTGAGTTTTTCCTCAAGAGAGCTTGAGTTAAAAGGCTTTACAAGAAATCCGTCAGCACCTAAACGCTCGACTTCGGCTTCCCCAATTTTGTCGAAAGCGCCCACCAATAGTAATATTTTAGCCTCAGGCGTTGCATTTTTAATTTTCGCGATAAAGTCTGATGTTTTTACATTTTCCAGTTTATTGTCAAGGAGAATTATATCGGGGTGAAAGTCTTTCAGCTTACTTTCTGCATCTTCAGCTGAAAAAACCTTGCTCACTTCGAACTGTGTGCTGTCTATTGAAAGGTCGATAACCCTGTGGATCGTTATGCTGTCGTCAATTAGTAATATTTTGCTGTTCATGGTCAACCCCTATGATTTTTTCTACATCTATTAAATAGCAGGTTTCATTGTTCTCAGATTTAACAGCTCCTAATATGGGTTTTACCATAAATAATTCTTTTTCAAAAGGAATTATTTTATCAGCATTTTCAATTGATTCCACCTTTTCCACATGCAGGGCAACGATATTCTCTTCATGCTCTACAAAGATTATATCACCATTTTCCGTTTTTTCATCAAAGAAAAGCGAACCAAAATTAACTACCCTGAAATCATCAAGTTCGCCCTTTATTTCCTTATAACGGGATATGTGCAAAACATTTTTTATATCAACAAGAAATTTATAATCTTTGTCTCTAAACGTTAGCCCTTTCAATCATTACTCCCTTAACTTTATTCATAATGGATTGTTCGCGTATAGGTTTTATTATAAACTCATTAGCACCGAGCTCCATAGCTTTCATCCTGTGTTTTTCTGTTGCCCGTGATGTTAATACGAAAATATGTGTCAGATTATCGCCCTTAATTGTCCTTATATGCTCTATAAGCTCATAACCGTTCATAGAAGGCATTTCTAAATCTGTAATTACCAAATCGTAACGTTTGGTTTCGAGCTTTCTCAGCGCATCCACACCGTCCACTGCTTCGTCAACATAGTATTCGTCAGAAAGCAGCTTCTTCAGATATTTCCTAACACTGATTGAGTCATCAACAACGAGGATGCTGTTGGAGATATAATTGATTCCTTTTGTCTTTTTCTCAGAACCGGTGTCCCTTTTATAGGTAATGGTACCGCTTTTTGTTTCCATAAGTTTTATCGTATCGATGATAAATCTTACTTCACCCTGGGGACCTATATTTGCCCCTGCAAAGTAAGACAGGCCGCTGAGAAATCTGCCCATTTTTTTCGTAACGGCGGTTTCCCTGCCAATGAGCTCATCCACGGTTAATACGTAACTTTTTCGGGGGCCGTCCACAAGTATTCCGATGTTTCCTTCTTTGAAACTTGCCTGCGATGTCTGCTTAATAAGTGTTCCAAGGTCATGAATTTCATAGATGTCACCACGTACTTCATAGAAAAAGTGGTTTCCTATTTTTCTTATTTCATCCGGATGAATCTCAAACGTTTCATGAACACCTATGATAGGGATTGAAAACAACTGTTTATTTTCCCTAAGAACAAGATAATCTGCGATTAGGAGTGTAATAGGGACGTTTAATATAAATGTGGTGCCTTTGCCTTTTTCACTGTTTACATAGATCGAACCGCCCAGGGATTCAATTTTCTTCTTTACGACATCAAGCCCCACACCTCTGCCTGATACATCTCCGGCACCTGCTTTTGTGGAGAAGCCGGGGTGGAATATTAAATCCATTACTTTATCGGCTCTCATATTATCTGCATCATATCTGGCCAGAATCCCCAACTCAACAGCTTTGTCTTTCAGCTTCGCCGGGTCTATACCTTCACCGTCGTCTGATATTTCAAAGACAATTATGTTACTTTCTCTGCTTGCACTCAGGTTAATGATACCTTCTTCGTTTTTTCCGTATTTTTTCCTTGTTTTCCTGTCTTCAATACCGTGGGATACAGCATTGCGGATAATGTGGATAATTACCTCATTGAGTGCGTCAATTAGGGATTTGTCAAGCTCAATACTTTCACCTGATAAGTTAATATTCACCAGCTTGTTTTCAGAGATTGAAGCTGTTCTTACCGTTCTGAGTGCTATATTAAAAAGCCTGTCCACGGGGACCATTCTGATATCTGTAAGATTTCTCTGGAGAGAATCCGTGATTTTTCCGATATAATCTGTTTCCTCTGTAAAGTAAGTGAAATTAGTGAGAATATCGTTGATGATTGTTACAATATCATTACCTATTTCAGCCAGTCTTCTGGAAAAGATGTTAAAGTCATCATATCTGTCGAATTCTGTTTCACTGAAATCGGCAAATGTTGAGTCTTCAGCAGGCATTTCCCGGAGATTTTCCATAGAGTATGCATATTTTTCCTCAAACTCTTTGATGATATTCATAAGCCTGTTTTTGGTATACTCAAGGTCTACACCGAGATTCTTAAGAGCATGCACCCTGTCTGTCTGTCTGTTTTTGTTGGTAATCAGTTCTCCGACAAGATTCAGCAGGTTATCCAGTCTCTCCAGGCGAATCCGAATAAATTCATCGGAGTATGAGGTGTCTAAGGTTTTGTTATACTTTTCATCAGCATTTTCGAGTATCGCTTTTCTGGTTGCCGATTCCACCCTTTGGGTTTTTTCCTCTGCCAGCTCGGTTTGTTCTGGTGTTTCGGACCCCTCTTTCCCGGCCGAACTTTCATCTGATTGTTCCGTAGATTCTTGCTGTTTTTGTTCAGATGTTATGTTTTCTTCCAGTATTTTATCAAAGTCTTCCGTTTCTTGTTCGTTGAGATCCCTTTTGTTTTTATTAATAAGACCATTGAATTTTTCAACAAAATCCAGGAGAAAAGTTACAAGCTTTTCCTCCGGAGCAATGTTTCCCTTCCTTAACTGATCCAGGGTATCTTCCAGTGAGTGTGCAATATGGGCAACGTTTTTGAAGCCAACCATTGCTGCCGAGCCCTTTATTGTATGGGCACTTCTGAAAAGTTCATCGATTACAGACCAGTTCCCCGGATCCCGTTCGAGTACGAGGAGGCCATTTTGTATGGCCTCAAAGTGCTCAGCACTCTCCATCAAAAAAAAGTCTACCAGTTCTTTTTTATTAATTTTTGCCATAATTATACTTTAAACTTATTAACAGCCTCTTTGAACATATCCGCAAGCTGAGACAGGGTCGAGACAGTCATATTGGTCTTTTTAACGTCTTCAGCTGTTGTTTCGGAAATTTCTCTGACTTTTTCTATACCTGCGGCAACTTCTTCAGCTTCTTTGTACTGTTTTTCAATATCTGTATAGATACTGTTGATTGAGTTTTTGGCATTATCCAAGGATTCATTAATTGTTTTCAGTGACTCCCCGGTATTTTCAGCCATATCTGAACTTTTTTCAACATTTACTGTACTTTCCTCAACGAGTTTAACCGTGTCGGCTGTTTCAGTCTGTATCCCTTTAATCAGATCGGCAATCTCTTTTGTAGCTGTGTTACTTCTTTCGGCGAGTTTTCTGATTTCATCGGCAACAACGGCAAAACCGTGTCCGTATTCTCCAGCTCTTGCCGCCTCGATGGCTGCATTTAGAGCCAAAAGGTTCGTCTGGTTGGAAATATCGCTGATCACATCGGTGATTTCACCGATTTCCATTGATCTTTCCCCGAGAGTTTTCACTTTTTTACTGGCCAGCTGTGAGTATCTTCTAACGCTGAACATAGACTCAATCGTTTCATCAATAACCGACTTACCTTCTCTGGCCATATTTGCTGCATTTTCTGTGACATTAACGGTATCCTGAGCTTTGTCGGCAATTTCTTTACTCAGTGCTCTGAATAGCTGCATCTTTTCATTGATGGACTCAAGTTCATTAATCTGGGTTGCTGCACCCTCGCTGGTCTTTTCCGCCGACTGCAGAAGTTCCTCAGTAGCATCGACAATCGAATCACCGGCATTTTTAATGTCCTCAATGAGTTCTTTCATGCTACCGGTCATCATATTAAAGGCATCCGCAACAGAACCGAGTTCATCCGCAGTAACTTCAGCCTCTACTGTTAAGTCACCCTCGGCCGCATCCGAAACTGTATCCATAAGTCCGACAATCTGCCTCTGGACTCTCTGTCTGTCTTCTTCTGTCTGTATATATTCGGTCGTTCTGTCAAGCATTTCGTTAAAACCCTGGACAAGTCCACCCAGCTGGTCCATTCTTTCGGCTCCAGTTTGCACCCTTACTTCATAATTGCCGTCTCTGACCTGCTGCATGGCTCCGGAGAGAGCAAAAACAGGAGAAAACTGTTTACGGAAACCGATATATGCAATGATGGTTAAAATCAGAGCGATTAAAGCGGTTGCGCCGATTGAATATGTACGCGCCTGATGAATACCCTGTAGCATATATTGTTTGTTTTTCAAAAATCCCACTACCATTCCGAAATTTCTGTAATAAACAGTTTTAAATGATGCGAGATAGACATTTCCTTTGTAAGTGATTTCCGTTTCAAGAGCTTTATTTTCCGGCAGTTTTTCACTGATTTTACTGTAAAGCTTGTCAAGATTATTGGCTTCTGAAGGTAAGATTTTAGAATTGTTTGCCATAGGTGACATCAAAAGGTTGCCGTCAATATCATAAATTACTGTGAACCCGCGGTTTTCAAGGCTGCTTTCACCTTCGTGGCAGTTGGAGCAGTCTTCCCTGACCGGTTCGTGAAACTTGTGCTTTGTAAATTCCCTGTTGGCGTATGAAAGCAGGTAATCACCACTTGCCAGGATTGCAATATTACCAACCTTTTCTCCGTTATACGTTAAAGGGGTGTAGTAGATAACATAAGGCAGATTCTGTGTTAGGTAGGGTTCAAAAAATATTTCACCCGGCTCAAGTGTTTCAAAAGGCATAATAACCATTTTGAAGTTAGGCATCTGCTCGGTAAATTTTTTATAACCCGTCAATATATTGCCGTCCTCATCAAGAACAGCTGCACCTTCAATAACCTCGGATTCAGCAACAAGTTCTTCGACAAAGCGGGAGCTTTGGGTCATATCCCCTTCTCTGGCGGCCTCTTCTCCCAAAAAAGGAACAAGTGAAATTGTATTGAGCCTTCTCTCAACACTTTCATCGTGCTCATGAAGGGCATCACCAAAGTTGCCGATCCGGGTGGTGATATCGTCATAGATGTTGTTAATGATGCTTGTTTTGGACTGGTTGTAAACAATCACCGCTGAAAGGGTGGCTGCAATAAAAATAACCAGGATAAATACAACCAGAATTTTTAATTCAAGGGTTTTTTTAGTGGATTTTTCTGCCATAGGGTTCTCCTTGTTAGCTCGTTCTGAAATTAATAAATACTTTATTTATATCCAATATACCGTATAATTCATCATCTATATTAATAAAACCGGAAAAAAGACCTTCTGCCTCTTTATCGGCATAATCCTGTTCCCTGACGTTTATCATACGAGCTGCCTCATCAGCCAAAAGGCCTATATATTCATTCTCAGTTTCCGTAATAACATATCTGCTTAAACCTGTTCTTCTTACAGTGTCAATTCCGAATTCCACTCTTATGTCGATTATAGGTACTATCTCGCTTCTCAGGTTTACCACACCCAATACATGGTCCCCGGTACCGGGGACATTTTCAATTGTTTTGTCCAGGTCAATAATTTCCTTGATTTCATTAACATCAATCAAAAACGAATAGTCACTCAGTTTACATAACAGATATCTGGCAACAACCCGCTCTTCAGGATCTTCTATTTCTCCTTTTACTTTTTTAAGAAGTTGATCCTTTAGCAATTTAGCAGATCCTTAACAGTTTTTACCATTTCATCCATTTCAAAGGGTTTGACCAAATATTCGTCTGCCCCCTGCTTTTTCCCCCAGAATTTATCACTATCCTGACCTTTGGATGTAACAATGACAACCGGAATATCTTTCATGCTTTCATCTTTCTTAACCTGTCTGCATACCTGGTATCCGTTTTTACCGGGCATAATTATGTCCAGAATTATGCAGTCAAACCTATCCTTTTTAATTGCATCCAAAGCAGCATCCCCGTCCTCTACTTCGGTAACATCAAAACCGGCACTTTTCAGAGCACTTGACATCATTTCGCGCTCTGTTGAGCTGTCATCCGCTAACAATACTTTTAACATTTTACTCACCCCTTATATTTTTATAAAACCTGTCAATATTAACGTGCCAAGTGAATTTTTGGCCATTTGTGTATTATTACCAAAAAATTTTAATATTTGCCCAACATTTCTTTTGCCATCGCACAGAGACAGAATTTTTCGTTCAAGTTCGCTGAAGTTACCTTCTGTTTGTCCTGCTGCCTGTGGAATCAGGTTGTCGTCATAAACGATTTTGTTAATTTCAGCCTTTTCTTCCAAATAATCACTAAAGCCGGACTTGAGATTATCCATGTTTATGTAAACACTGTCCACTATGTCTCTATTATCAATGTTTTCGTCCACAAAATACCTTGATTCTTCCAGGTTGAGGGCAGTGTTGATCATGTTGTAGGTATAGTATTCAAATGTACTCTGTATTTGAGCATCGCTTATATCCATCGCTTTAAGCTGATCGTATATTTCGGCAAATGTATCGGTTTTGAAAAGCGACACACCGGTAACATGTTGGAAGATTTCAGATATCTGTTCAAC is from Flexistipes sinusarabici DSM 4947 and encodes:
- a CDS encoding chemotaxis protein CheW, which encodes MLKDQLLKKVKGEIEDPEERVVARYLLCKLSDYSFLIDVNEIKEIIDLDKTIENVPGTGDHVLGVVNLRSEIVPIIDIRVEFGIDTVRRTGLSRYVITETENEYIGLLADEAARMINVREQDYADKEAEGLFSGFINIDDELYGILDINKVFINFRTS
- a CDS encoding response regulator transcription factor, whose product is MLKVLLADDSSTEREMMSSALKSAGFDVTEVEDGDAALDAIKKDRFDCIILDIIMPGKNGYQVCRQVKKDESMKDIPVVIVTSKGQDSDKFWGKKQGADEYLVKPFEMDEMVKTVKDLLNC
- a CDS encoding MOSC domain-containing protein, whose product is MGKIYSLSVSSEKGVRKENVDSVEILKNHGIQGDAHAGGWHRQVSFLAVESIEKMKNLGLDVKSGDFAENITTEGIDLCKLPVGSILESGKVRFVISQKGKICHNRCAIYFQAGDCIMPREGIFAEVLSSGTLQVNDQISVLPKKGLSVGIITLSDKGSRGERIDETAPALEHLLRQSFETSFIRKTLIADEASQLKSHLEDFCDTQEFDLILTNGSTGLSPRDIAPEATLEVIEKRLPGFEEAMRMESFKKTPHALISRAVCGCRKNSLIINLPGSPKGAVENFNVLISTIEHAISKLQGDKTDCAES
- a CDS encoding chemotaxis protein CheW; its protein translation is MKGLTFRDKDYKFLVDIKNVLHISRYKEIKGELDDFRVVNFGSLFFDEKTENGDIIFVEHEENIVALHVEKVESIENADKIIPFEKELFMVKPILGAVKSENNETCYLIDVEKIIGVDHEQQNITN
- a CDS encoding hybrid sensor histidine kinase/response regulator, with the protein product MAKINKKELVDFFLMESAEHFEAIQNGLLVLERDPGNWSVIDELFRSAHTIKGSAAMVGFKNVAHIAHSLEDTLDQLRKGNIAPEEKLVTFLLDFVEKFNGLINKNKRDLNEQETEDFDKILEENITSEQKQQESTEQSDESSAGKEGSETPEQTELAEEKTQRVESATRKAILENADEKYNKTLDTSYSDEFIRIRLERLDNLLNLVGELITNKNRQTDRVHALKNLGVDLEYTKNRLMNIIKEFEEKYAYSMENLREMPAEDSTFADFSETEFDRYDDFNIFSRRLAEIGNDIVTIINDILTNFTYFTEETDYIGKITDSLQRNLTDIRMVPVDRLFNIALRTVRTASISENKLVNINLSGESIELDKSLIDALNEVIIHIIRNAVSHGIEDRKTRKKYGKNEEGIINLSASRESNIIVFEISDDGEGIDPAKLKDKAVELGILARYDADNMRADKVMDLIFHPGFSTKAGAGDVSGRGVGLDVVKKKIESLGGSIYVNSEKGKGTTFILNVPITLLIADYLVLRENKQLFSIPIIGVHETFEIHPDEIRKIGNHFFYEVRGDIYEIHDLGTLIKQTSQASFKEGNIGILVDGPRKSYVLTVDELIGRETAVTKKMGRFLSGLSYFAGANIGPQGEVRFIIDTIKLMETKSGTITYKRDTGSEKKTKGINYISNSILVVDDSISVRKYLKKLLSDEYYVDEAVDGVDALRKLETKRYDLVITDLEMPSMNGYELIEHIRTIKGDNLTHIFVLTSRATEKHRMKAMELGANEFIIKPIREQSIMNKVKGVMIERANV
- a CDS encoding methyl-accepting chemotaxis protein — its product is MAEKSTKKTLELKILVVFILVIFIAATLSAVIVYNQSKTSIINNIYDDITTRIGNFGDALHEHDESVERRLNTISLVPFLGEEAAREGDMTQSSRFVEELVAESEVIEGAAVLDEDGNILTGYKKFTEQMPNFKMVIMPFETLEPGEIFFEPYLTQNLPYVIYYTPLTYNGEKVGNIAILASGDYLLSYANREFTKHKFHEPVREDCSNCHEGESSLENRGFTVIYDIDGNLLMSPMANNSKILPSEANNLDKLYSKISEKLPENKALETEITYKGNVYLASFKTVYYRNFGMVVGFLKNKQYMLQGIHQARTYSIGATALIALILTIIAYIGFRKQFSPVFALSGAMQQVRDGNYEVRVQTGAERMDQLGGLVQGFNEMLDRTTEYIQTEEDRQRVQRQIVGLMDTVSDAAEGDLTVEAEVTADELGSVADAFNMMTGSMKELIEDIKNAGDSIVDATEELLQSAEKTSEGAATQINELESINEKMQLFRALSKEIADKAQDTVNVTENAANMAREGKSVIDETIESMFSVRRYSQLASKKVKTLGERSMEIGEITDVISDISNQTNLLALNAAIEAARAGEYGHGFAVVADEIRKLAERSNTATKEIADLIKGIQTETADTVKLVEESTVNVEKSSDMAENTGESLKTINESLDNAKNSINSIYTDIEKQYKEAEEVAAGIEKVREISETTAEDVKKTNMTVSTLSQLADMFKEAVNKFKV
- a CDS encoding response regulator, which produces MNSKILLIDDSITIHRVIDLSIDSTQFEVSKVFSAEDAESKLKDFHPDIILLDNKLENVKTSDFIAKIKNATPEAKILLLVGAFDKIGEAEVERLGADGFLVKPFNSSSLEEKLNEYAQEPSQTEEQEEKPESDDKMEYSETEAEEQKEEPSVTAESFADSSTEEQKEEEDLTETFDTESKTGQPKEESFSETEDEKEDIFEDIQTEEQTEEPQPEFDEEVKDESFEDIFDDLEKEEEQETKEETSSMEMNEEAKTEQPDEEQKEEFGEELGEESFEDIFDDLGNEEAEQEPTEETSSIEMSGEVEKEEELSSALDDIVEETSETEEEEIQEEPLLQPEELSPEEETYEPESSTEQIKETAESTEERYADFNKEAFIDALKSVMDDYKGDLDKAVIKDAVKETLGEDFLKDVIKESLRENLEKVIWEVVPDLSEKLILEEIERLKKGGQENQ
- the purN gene encoding phosphoribosylglycinamide formyltransferase codes for the protein MKNIAVLLSGRGSNFKAIYSSIEAGYIADARITTVVSNKAEAPGLQFAKDRGLNSYFVNPSEYGSRTAYDTVIIDILKSRKTDLVCLAGYMKLLSAKFVDTFKNRIMNIHPSLLPSFPGLNAQKQALDYGVKISGCTVHFVDKELDHGPIILQKAVEIKENDTVNDLSERILKEEHKIYPEAVRLFVENRLTLHNRKVNIDYS
- the purM gene encoding phosphoribosylformylglycinamidine cyclo-ligase, coding for MDYKSSGVDIDAGNDFVNKIKPFVKSTLNANVPGNIGGFAGFYDIAETVGKIKNPLLCSSTDGVGTKLKVAIETGKFDTVGIDLVAMCVNDLIVPGAKPLFFLDYLATSKLNIENMSEVVKGIAAGCREADVALLGGETAEMPGMYSDKDFDLAGFAVGIVDKEKIINGSDIKESDIVFGLPSTGFHSNGYSLLRKLIKESGYTFEDEFVKGTSIGEMLLEPTKIYVKDAMEILNSGINIKGMAHITGGGFYENIPRILPPGTGADIYRDKIPQMQCYEFIKKLYSGEERELYRVLNMGIGMVMVVDYADYESFKQFLKKNLISAYEIGKITANKEVRISGVDF